The genomic region AGTACTTCATAAAATCCTTCAGAAAGCCAACCCTTTACTTGTGTGTATACATAGAGTTGATGTAACCTGCAAAGATTTAAATGGGAACCACCACAAGACAAACTTAGAGGCTTTTTAAACCTATGAGGATGAATTCCAACTCTGTAACAGTCATTTAAACATGTCAAAAAATGCACAAGTGTTTAATCAACAGTTTACCTTTTATGGGTATCAGTTAACTAAGCCTACATCGTTATGGTAACAATGTAAttaacaaatgaataaataattagcTTTAGTCTTTGTCAACAGCAAAATAACCCTTAACTAAGGTGTATCTAGCCATTGATTTTTGTTAACTACCTATAAAAATCTGATATTCaaacacagcattttttttcctctcctcctgtCAGACATTTGAAACCAGCAGACTTGTGTGTAGTCATTTGTTTTAATCTGGCTCTGTTCAGATCAGCCGTTTGCtggctttttaaattttgttgttccaaacaccataaatattaataaatgtcTGCATTTAGCCAATAATATCAGTCAGTCTCCAAATACAGCATCTGCAAAGACGCACATTCCTGCTGTGATGTACGGGCATCAACGGCTGTCTGAGGTATACAAGAGAGAAGAAACAGGGCTCTAGATGATGCGTGCAGCAGCGCAGCTCTTAAATGGGCAAGGCGTAGCAGCGAACCAACCTGACGTTTGCATGGTCTCCGTCCAGCCGACCGTCAGTCTCCGGGCACTCAGTGACTGATAGCTGTGCCTGAAGGAAGGACAAACCCCAAATCAATACCTTGTCTAAAAACACTGGGAGAAACTCGAGACAGATCATGCAACATCTACAGGAGAAGATATGCTCATGCAACTCAAGCTTTCTTTTTCAGATAACTCTGTACAGGCAGAACCTTTTGAAATATTACAGTAAGCAACTTTtacacagcaaataaaaaagtaaCAGCAGCTCAACTGTACAGAAGATGATGACAGATTTGGCTTTGTTCTTTTTAGCAAGAGTTGCATTAACACTATCCTATTATATTTTGTTAGTACACAGCACAGTTATTTTGGTACATGAAATCCACTACTGTATGATATTGGAAGTTACGTTTTTCTTACTTTTGAGTCGATTCTTTTTTGATGCCATGACTGTAATGATATTTTAAGAAATTGTACGCATTTACCAGAAAGTTTATGTCAAAGGATAAACACACTAAGAAATTAAACATTTAGGGTTAGGTTACCTTTACAGTGGAGTTCTCTAGGTTATAACCATCCTCTCCATTGCACTGCCATTACACTCTGTACTAAAGTAGCCATCGCGCCAGCTGTCATTCATGACAATGAAGCCTAGACCTGAATGGTGGTTTGAACTCAGTTAATTTTCAGATGCTATAAAAGCAATTCTCATTAAGGATTACGACCACAGGTAGGAGGATTGAAAAAGTCTTATACGTACCCAGGCATTCAATGCTTTAGAACTCTATACACATTAGGAAGCTATCCAGGTTATTTTAGAGGTCTTACCTCTGGgtcctttttaaaaagtatagaaagagagagaaagaataagTTGTGCTCTTTTGATAATCAATCAAGACATCATTTAGTAGGGTTAAAGTCTTCAGACGTCAATACAttcatttagatttaaaaagcGCTTTTGAATgagaaacaaaggaaaacacctACATCTGACTGCTGGTTTAAAAAAGGCCATTTCAGAATTTTACTAGGACAGGAAACAAATAAAGCAAGTTAAGtttcataaaaaacaaactaagctTTATTGACAAACTGCTGCAAAACATCTTTTGGACAGATTTAGTAACCTATTTAGGCAAGCTTACACATGTAGCATAATGCATTTTATGGAGAGGGTACAGATACTAGTGGCAGAATAAGTACAGTTAGgatgttttaaaatatgtacAAGAGTTCGGATTGAGCTGCAGGATCCCTTCTCTATAGAAAGAGAAGACCCATGTGGAGATTTTTGTCCCAATCCTTCTTTGTGTACTTTGTGCATGCAGTTTATGTAGAGTCAGATCACAAAATCAAGACCTGAAccgtgtgtttcttttttcttttagcacAACAGGTGAGACCAGGTCTCGGCCGTGTTCtcattaaacaaacattttgtcttcagtcttaaaatgattaatttttttgtttttaaacatgacAAACAAATTGAGGATATGAGGACAGTCCATCTCAACAGTGTCTATTAGGGCTATATTTCAAAACTCTAAGTACAATGACAAATATTGCTGCCTAAGTCTAAATGGACAACGTTTTAGAACTATTTAAACAACAAACCATAATCAAGAATGAATTGTACTTGAGTTAGCCTTTGCTTCATTTAAggatttgggtttttgtttgtttctatatTACATAACTGAACGTTTAAAAGGTCTTTTATTTGGCTATATTAACAGAATTTTGAAATGTAGCCTAAATGGGAATCTGCAACTGACCCTCAACAGAttctttatatatatgtatataaaaacaattaaaatggaTTCCTTAGACAAGTGGATAATGAGCCACTAATTCAACTAGAAATGACTACTCCcaaacagttaaaaaataaaataaaaataattaaaaattaacGATCAACAATGCAAAAAAGCCAGAAGAGGGTAAAAAGGGTCAGAGGAAAAAATGACagcaaaacttaaaaaaactcaaagaaaaagaaaaaaaaaaactatatagaACGCCAACTTCTCATCTCTGACCCATCTAAAAGCCGCTTTGGTTGGTTGGATGGTTGGttggtgcgacaaagaaggggTGGGGGAGGGAGTTCGCGGTCAAATCTCAAAAACCAGTTCCGATTTTCAGTTCCCAATTTGCTCTCTTGTATAAAGTCCGGCGTAGGAAAAGACCAAACCAAAGACAAAACAGACAATTACTTTTGTCGGGCTTCTTAAAGCGAGAGCTGCCGTGGTAGACAGGCGCTTGTCAGGGCGACACTAAGGGTGGCGAGTCCGCTTCAGTACTGTCGATATGGGTGCTCCCGGTAAGTCGTCTTGCCGCCtcgagaggggggaggggcctTCCCTGGAGTTGTCCGCTGGGTGCCATTCCAGTCATCCTGGCCTGCAGAGGAAgcggaaaaaaaataaacacatcaaTAATTCAACATTTCTAACAAAGAGCCTTTGACTGAGCACACATTAGAGCTGCCCCGTGGAGGTTTCTCTTCAGTTTACAGTCTCGAAAACACCGTTCAGTTTATCGGACATGTTGGAAAAGCACTAAATCCTACATCTGACCGTGCACAGCATCAACAACACGTCACAACACATCGACAAGAAGTCAAAAACTCTACAGTGTGACTTTAGCGTTAAAGAATATTTAACTGTGAAATACGGCCGTCAGTTTGGTTAAGGGTGAAGAACTGTCCCATCACATTGTGGATGATCAATTTTGTGAAATTTTGTCCAATTTCAGATCTTTAAAATAACAATCTGGCAATGCCAATGTTTTCCTTAtagctttgggttttttttccagccTTCATTACAATATGTTTAACATTTAGGCAGCAGAAAATAATGTGATACATTGGCACTGATGCTGACAGATCTCAGTATCAGTGCCATTCTATTAGCTGACAGTGATATCAATCAATAAAGTCAATATTAGCTGACACAATGCACATTTTGGAAAATTTAATCTggctgatgatttttttttttaatactgtttTTAAAGACAATCAGAGACATTATGGGCTGATGTGCATGCATATTTCAGACACCAACACGCAATAACAAATATACAGAGGATCAATTCAATAAGGATGTTTGTCTtttattgtaataaaaaaaattgttcttTACCATAGGACTCGTACGACTCTGTGGTCTCCCCATGTCCATAGTCATAATATTCTGGCTCTCTGTTGGTCATAAACAGggaaagaagaataaaaagaaaaatcacttttAATCTTTGAAAAACATCAAGCAGCTGACTGTAATGTCTAGGGGGACGCTAATTGGCTTCTACGAATAAGATCAAAGCTTGGCTCTCTACTATGGAACATCTGAGTCCCGGCTGGTCCTTCTAAATAACACTGGCATCCACACCATGAAACACAAAGTACTATCAACGCTAAATTTGTGCAGAGTGGCTAAAAAGTATTACTGCTGCTCTCAAATCCCATTTCAAGTGAAACTAGCAACTAGGCGATGTGTGTGCATTCTGTGAGAAGCAGGTAAAAACCAAAGAGACGTCTGATTCACTCACGCCTGCGGCTGACTGTAATAGCTGTCGTAAGACTCGTAGGCCGTGTCTGTGTAGCTCTCATCGTAGCCCTGGAGAGGGAAGGaaacagagagggaaagagagagaagggggaaaaaaaagaaaaaaacagggtGAGATTTAAGGAGAGTCTTGTTCATGAATGTCAAGATGTCCCCAAAGAACTCCACTTGTACTAAAGCAGACACGCTCCCCTTATGTCTCGAGCATCTGAAATCACTTATTCCTATGACGACGGACAAGCAATTCAAAGCTAACAGAACGTCAAGAAAGATCTTATTGAGATGAGACGAGCAGTGGAGAGGTCAGATTTAGCAACGTCAAACCTGAAAGCATAACGTCTGCACAGACAACTGAGGCGTCTCTGCACATGTCTTATATCTAGCTCATCAAATACAACACTAGAAGTGACGTTTGTGTGTGATAATAATAACctacaaaataaatgtgaaaggaTAAATTCATTTCCACTGGCAGTGGTACTTACATATTCGTCATAGCCTTCAGCAGCTGCACCGGGGTTGTGCTGGTGGGGAGGCGGTGGTGGCATCCTCTGGGGAGGTCCTCCAGCTGTGAGTCTGGCACGGGGTGCCACAGCTCCCCTGGCGGGTGCTGCGGGAGGTCCTCCTCTGCCTGCTGGGGCACCCCTCACTGCGCCACCTCTGGCTGGGCCACCTCGAGTCACACCTCCCCTGGCGGCAGCACCACGAGGCGGCATTCCCCTGCCCCTGGAACCAAGAACTCTGGGTTATTGCCGTGATGATCTacagcaggggtctcaaactcaaacGAGTTgagggccactgctggcaccgtcatctcattggagggccactttagtgttcgagtagaacaaaaaaaaagaaagaaagaactacatctttggaaatatttgtggatgttatttttattttaaatattgtataataagacaaaactgcaaaagtGAGCACTCTTATCTGAAGCCTTTCAGTGAACTAACACATAACATGGTACTTTCTATCTGACCAGACACATGGCTGCACTTCTgctatagttttttttaagcacaaTAAAAGTATACACATTAGCTTTTGCTAGTGCAAATAGTTTTCTCTACAAGTAACTCCAAACGCAACCAATTCCTCAACATATTTGTGGTTCCTGCTCACAttgcattcatatttaaaaataaaataaaagaccaGACAGGTAGGTTTGCATAAAGACAGCAGCAGGGGCAAAAAGCAACCCAACTCTAGAGCCCAACTGGTACAGGATATTTAAGGCTGACAGAGAAACTtggcaaaaatgtaaaaatctgatACCAGCCAAGAAAATgagtttgtttaaaatttttattaatttgtgATCTTTAAACTCCTGGCAGGGTAAGAATAGCTgattatatgtttcttttttaaatactaaGCTCAGCTAACTGGTAGGTGGTTGTAGCTTAATATTAACCATTAAGATGTGGTATCAAACTTAGGCTTTTGACGGCATATAGAGCCGGGCAGCCTGCTGGGCCTGAGATGACCCCACCAAGCATTCCAAATCATTGAGaattaaacaacaacaataaaaatgtatgtatatgcacacatacatacatattcaGTGATGCAGCAGCTGTTATGAgaaattgtgtgtttgtgtgcacttcCTCACCTGTGTGCTCCTGCAGGGGGGACACCGCGGCCCCTGACTGGCAGGCCACCTCGGCCTCGGGCTCCGTGATCCTGGCCTCCGTTCAGGTAGCTCATCTCCATGAACTGCTCCTGGCAGATATCATCCATCATATcctatacacacaaacacacacagtcaggacGATAAtactaagacaaaaaaaaaaaaaaaaaaaaaaatggaaaagtgactgtgcaaacacaaaaaaatagaaaGGAAAGGAGGCAGCGTGGAAAGAGGAGTGATGAATAAAAGAGTGAAATAATTTCCGAGCTGCTCAAAACACGCCACCCCTCCCAACGGCTAACAGAGCGACTGGAAGAAAAAGTCTCAGTGCCAGTGACTCAGAGTGTTAAAGAGAGGAGGGGGGGATGTGGATGTGGGAGGCTGGAGGTTGGAAAGCATCCATCCACACTCCGTGCCTTCCTGTGTCTCTCCATCATGCACAAAATGTAAATCACTTCTCTGCACACTCCTTGACAAGTCTGGTGTGACTGCATGAGCAGTTACCTTATTTTATCTGCAAAAACAATAACTTGGGGTGGATTAGCCAAGCTGCCTGTCTGAGCAGCACAAATCCTGCAGCCCAATCCTCCGCCTTTCTTCTGGGAGCAATCACAAGAGCTGCACTGTGACCCAATCAATTCTTTTTCATATCACTCCCCAGACTGGAATAGTGACAGAGCTCTAAtgatgtcaaaaaaaaaaaaaaaactactgaaATATGAGATGCAGACATCAGCTTTCAACTTATCTGCAGCAAAAGCAGGCAGAGCATTTGACTGATTAGAAATTCATCTGAAGGGAGGAGCAGTCCAGCTGATGCTGCAGAGGATGCAAAGTCTTTACCCAACAAGGTGTTGAGTTTAATCAAGGATCTGTAGACGTTACGATCAATAGAAGAGAGAGAAATCCTTCTGCATTCACGTTGGTCGATGTGCAGATATACACAAATAAACAGGATGAGGAAGAACAAAGAAGACAAACCCTGCTGAAATCACAGGGCTGTGAGAGACTCGCTGCCTTAGTCAAATAAACtaattttttcttataaaataaCTGTCAAGTCTAAGATGGCCGATATTCAGCCCTCCCGCCACTAGCCTGGGCTGCAGCAGCAACCTCCTCTCTCGCTCTGACAGGAAGTTACAAACATACAAGGTGAGAAGTAAGACAGCTGACAGCCTTGTGGACCAGTATGACACCAAAACTGCTGTGATCTAAAACACAAACAGTTGCATGTCAGAGTAAACTGGCACACAGCCACTCCAATGCAGCAATGTGTTAACTGTGTTCTTCACATGCATGCGGCTTCGAACCTGCACGGACAGTGGAGCTGCTGTTTGACACATCTACATATGACTACACCTGCACCTGTGCCAATTTAAAATAGTTATAGGAGAATGACATTTCatatagggctgggccatatcataccgttcacggtaataccggtataatgttaggcaacgataagaaaatgaaatatcgcgatagaatatgggtaaaacacgcatgcgcagtgcctttgttttcatacgcacatgacGGAAAAAGCATGACGGAGAATAAGAAGGGcaaaagcggatcgttgaatgaaacaggtgaaccagaattggtttgtaaaaatgctgcaacttcagtggtgtggaactggtttagctttcgtccgtcagatacacaacaaagcactatttttggtagagcatgctagcgggccgtcgttattaccgtgttttgtGGAAAAtatggcacacttaaaatcaatcctttgattttctgaaaatcgacagtgccccttataatcccgtgtgccttatgtatgaattctggttgtgtttactgacctcgaaatgattttatgtggtacacggcgctcaaacatctgtcaaatgttttagtatgactttgctgagctacgaacccgcaccgcttgatggattgtcggagcattacggctaccgtaggcaggagcctcgcggagtgatacctactgtgcttcaacataattttacagtattgtgtgtgtataacctctttttaagttttgtgtatattatacatggttatgctcaggatatgtcggccaatttccactggaaatgccttttggttaaactgtcagcaaggaatttgcatttgcactgttaaatttttatataactttaatgcacataaaaaacagctgcttgtttaagtgaaaatacattgatgggtttttttgcactaataaagttgtggagttgtaaagtattttgtctagtgtcaattacatcgtcagttatatcattATGGCAAATTTTCAagtgtatatcgtgataaatatttttggtcatatcgccctgctctaattTCAAATGGCTTGTAAATCAACAATCAACATGCATTCAGACACCTCCATgctcagctttcctactttAAGACCAGTCCATCAAtctgagccccccccccccccccccccaaaaaaagtaaattagTCACCAGGAACATCCCTGTGGAATACCTAAGCAGAAGTACAGGCAATACATAAAAGTTTCAGCAACAAATTACATCCACCCATTCTCCATCTGagtcatttattaaaacatgGCCTTGCTCTAAATGAAGGCCGTCACGCCTGACAGATTATGGTCTTAAACTGTAACGACAGCTTCTGTAAGCGGCTGATTTTTACATAACGCAGCAACACCAACACCGCAGCTGGTTCATCAGCCCATTCATCTAGCCTCTGATCCAAATTATTCTTTCTATAGTGCCCTGcacactaattaaaaaaaatgtaaggcAGCTCACAAACCCCTGGGCCTATTGGCCTGCTTTGGTGAGAGCCATTGTGAGAGGACTGTGGGCTTCAGCTGGGCCCGACAGCACAACGAGCTGGCCGGCACTCAAGAATCTCTCAGCATAAAACCAACAAAGCAGGCGTGGGCTGCGCACAGTGAATACGGCCACATATCTGTCTCAGAGCTCTACAACTCCAGGCCGATTCTCCTCTCTGAAGAATGAGACTCAGGTGAAAGCAGAAAAGTAGGCAAGCCACATGAAGGGGGCAACCCTGCTGACACAGTGAAAGCGGCCCAATTCCTCCTCTTAAGCTGATTGCTTTACGTGCCTGGACTGTGCCGCAGAGTGTGTTTGCTCCAGGTAAATACCCACTCAATCTCCTCAGGCTGTCCTAGCAGGCCTTCCTCCCAAAGCTTTGTCTAACCAGCACGCTGCGGCTCTCTCCACCTTTCTGAAACGTAATTTCACTCGATTACCATGAGAACACTTTCGGTGTAGCTTCACAAACTTTTCCCAGCTTGGCGGTGGGGAAACTGCATTTACAATCCAAAACAACTTCTAACCTCtgcaattaaaataaatcatGAAGTTGCATTAAAGTGGGTATGGGTGAGTGTTATTTTCAGATTTAAAGGCATTTGTGAGGATTTGCTCAAAGTTCAATCAATAACGAGCTTAAAAACCAATCTTGAATCAAAACCAAGCGGAAAATAAAGTCATATTACGAAACTGACATCTCCTACATCTGTGTGCAAATGGGCCTGAAGAAAAACTTGCTGACTGCGTGCATGCAGCTCAAATCAGAGCTGAGACGATTAGCCAATTACTTAGTTGAAAATTAAGAGGCAACTACTTTGTGATTCAATTAATCTCCTGTTGTTCAAGAAGTAATACCAATTAATTCCCCAATTCCAGCTTAACTGGGTTGACTATTTATATTTCCCTCTCTTGTATGGCGGTGAAGACAGTCATGTTAGGGAATGAGACAAAACCCTTTTCAAAGATCTACCTGGGCTTTAAGACAGCAAAAAGGCACCGTCATCATCTTCAATAGCATTTATTAGACTATGTTTAAGAAAAGAATGTGCACCCAGATCAATGAAAATAATCGTTTACTGCAGCCAGAGCTCAGCCTGTACAAGGGCTCAGATATCACTGAGAAAAGGAAGTGCTGTTTCAATTATACAAGTATAAAATACACTTATACAGGAGAGAAGAAGCAAATCCTGGATTCaaaacagtgtttgtgtgaGGTGATCTTTGGAACGCAAAtccataattaaaaaaacaaaaacaaaacaaagcatcttCTTTTAAGCTACAACGAAAATGCCTCTATTCTCATGGCAAAGTCATGTTTAACCTCAACTATTCTCACTCTGACTCTTCTGCGTGCACTCATCACCATCGACGAGGGAAGTTAAACAACGAATTAAAATTGAGAAATCTCCCGACATCACTTCCCCCTGTTAAGGTGCTGAGTGTTTTCCACATTGCTGACCTTTTACAGGCTCAGTTTTGCAGTTAATAAACGGCACAAAACGCTCTACTAAACTCCACACAGGCAAGTTCAGACGGCCAAAAGCAGAACTGGCAAACTCACCGGAAACAGGAACTTCTTGACCTCCTCCATGGCGTGGGCCATGCGCAGGTAAGCCTCGGGCACAGGCGCAAAAACCTCGATGAACACGTGCAGCTCCATGGAGAGGTGGGCATACTTGGGCTCGCCGCTTTTCCTCAGCCCCTCCTCCTGAAGAAAAACCATCACAGAGAGTGAGAAGAAGCCAGTTCAAACATTTAATGAATAATGCAAGGAGA from Pelmatolapia mariae isolate MD_Pm_ZW linkage group LG22, Pm_UMD_F_2, whole genome shotgun sequence harbors:
- the khdrbs1b gene encoding KH domain-containing, RNA-binding, signal transduction-associated protein 1b, with product MENDDKYLPELLAEKDSLDSSFTHAMKLLNAEIDRIQKGETKKETETYLDLFTTKNIKLKERVLIPVKQYPKFNFVGKILGPQGNTIKRLQEETGAKISVLGKGSMRDKAKEEGLRKSGEPKYAHLSMELHVFIEVFAPVPEAYLRMAHAMEEVKKFLFPDMMDDICQEQFMEMSYLNGGQDHGARGRGGLPVRGRGVPPAGAHRGRGMPPRGAAARGGVTRGGPARGGAVRGAPAGRGGPPAAPARGAVAPRARLTAGGPPQRMPPPPPHQHNPGAAAEGYDEYGYDESYTDTAYESYDSYYSQPQAEPEYYDYGHGETTESYESYGQDDWNGTQRTTPGKAPPPSRGGKTTYREHPYRQY